The Vicia villosa cultivar HV-30 ecotype Madison, WI linkage group LG1, Vvil1.0, whole genome shotgun sequence genome includes a region encoding these proteins:
- the LOC131621710 gene encoding cytochrome P450 93A3-like, which yields MAEMQYYIQLFFLWLFSTIVLRSIITRRKNQNHLSPPSPPSLPIIGHLHLISKLPHQSFHNLSTHYGPIMQIFLGSKRCIVTSSPEIAREFLKTNETYFSNRFTSAAVHYLSYGSKGFLFAPYGDYWKFMKKMCMSELLGGRTLDQFLPLRQQETLRFLRLLQKKGEAGEAVDVGGELLTLTNSIISRMAMRKICCESDSDVEEIRKMVRDAAELGGKFNVSDYIWFCKNLDLQGMNKRLKRIMERFNTMMDRVIREHQDERKKRKEKGEDEHVRDLLDILLEVHENENSEIKFSMENVKAFILDIFMAGTDTSATTIEWTMVELINNPHVMQKARQEIDSVTQIGRLIQESDLPKLPYMQAIVKETLRIHPTAPIIGRQTSESCVVYGYKVPANTILFLNLWSMGRDPKLWENPLEFKPERFISEDIKFDVRGQNFQFMPFGTGRRACPGTSLALQVVPTNLAAMIQCFEWKVDGDGKVNMEEKPAMTLPRAHPLMCVPIPRFNCFSFGV from the exons ATGGCTGAAATGCAATACTATATCCAACTTTTCTTCCTATGGCTCTTTTCCACAATAGTACTTCGTTCCATAATAACTAGAAGGAAGAACCAAAACCATCTTTCACCACCTTCCCCTCCATCACTGCCTATCATTGGACACCTTCACCTTATATCTAAACTACCTCACCAAAGTTTTCACAACCTCTCGACACACTATGGCCCGATAATGCAAATTTTCCTTGGCTCTAAGAGATGTATAGTAACTTCAAGTCCTGAAATAGCAAGGGAGTTTCTTAAAACCAATGAAACTTATTTCTCCAATCGTTTCACGAGTGCTGCAGTTCACTACCTATCATATGGCTCAAAGGGTTTCTTGTTTGCTCCATATGGTGACTATTGGAAGTTCATGAAGAAGATGTGCATGTCAGAGCTTCTTGGAGGAAGAACACTTGATCAGTTCCTTCCCTTGAGGCAACAAGAGACTCTGAGGTTTCTGAGACTCTTGCAGAAGAAAGGGGAAGCTGGTGAGGCTGTTGATGTCGGCGGCGAGCTCTTGACTCTTACAAATAGCATTATATCAAGGATGGCTATGAGAAAAATTTGTTGTGAGAGTGATAGTGATGTTGAAGAAATTCGGAAGATGGTGAGAGATGCAGCAGAGCTCGGAGGCAAGTTTAATGTGTCAGATTATATTTGGTTTTGTAAGAATCTGGATTTGCAGGGAATGAACAAAAGGCTTAAACGGATTATGGAGAGGTTTAACACAATGATGGATAGGGTGATAAGGGAGCATCAAGATGAAAGGAAGAAAAGGAAGGAAAAAGGTGAAGATGAACATGTTAGGGATCTACTTGATATTTTGTTGGAAGTTCATGAAAATGAAAACAGTGAGATAAAGTTCAGCATGGAGAATGTCAAGGCTTTCATTTTG GACATATTTATGGCAGGAACAGACACATCTGCTACAACAATTGAATGGACTATGGTTGAGTTAATAAACAACCCACATGTAATGCAAAAAGCAAGACAAGAGATTGATTCAGTAACACAAATAGGTAGATTAATACAAGAATCAGATCTTCCCAAGCTTCCATACATGCAAGCAATAGTTAAAGAAACCCTACGAATCCACCCTACAGCACCAATTATAGGGAGACAAACATCTGAAAGTTGTGTTGTTTATGGTTATAAGGTTCCAGCAAACACCATTTTATTTCTTAATTTATGGTCGATGGGAAGGGACCCTAAATTGTGGGAAAACCCCCTTGAGTTCAAGCCAGAGAGGTTTATTAGTGAAGATATTAAGTTTGATGTGAGAGGACAAAATTTTCAATTCATGCCATTTGGAACTGGAAGAAGGGCTTGTCCTGGCACTTCATTAGCACTTCAAGTTGTTCCAACCAATCTTGCAGCTATGATTCAATGTTTTGAATGGAAGGTTGATGGTGATGGAAAAGTTAACATGGAAGAGAAACCTGCAATGACACTTCCAAGGGCTCATCCTTTGATGTGTGTCCCTATTCCTCGGTTTAATTGCTTTTCTTTTGGTGTGTAG